The sequence below is a genomic window from Babesia bigemina genome assembly Bbig001, chromosome : II.
AGACTGTTCGAGAAAAGGGTAAATCCCAACCCCGTATACGTGGCGGACACCGTGGATGATGCGCCCAGACGCAGGACCCCGCAGGTCAGTGGCGCTGCACTGCATGTCGCAACTCACTACCGCCACGAGTTTCAAACGAGGTCATCGGCGCGCAGGTGGCCATACTGGGCCATTCGAACGTCGGTAAGTCCAGCCTGCTGAACTCGCTGCTGTACGGGAAGATGCTCCCGCGGTTCGCCAAGGATGTGGTATGACCGTGGCAAGCCAAGCGCAACCCGTGCAGAGATCGAACGCAAAAATGCTCAAGGAGCCCGTTTTCGCGCCGGTTTCGGACAACCCGGTAAATGCGCGCATAGAAGCGAATGACGCTGGTGCAGGGCCGCACCAGGCACATGTTCACGTTCGACCTGGGCGGCGACTTATCGCTGGTCGATCTGCCGGGATACGGCTACGCCAAGGTGCCAGACGTAAGACAGATGTGCCCGCAAGCGTTCACGTACGCCTCGCAGAACCTCAGGAACGAATGGTCGGTGCTGGTCAACAAGTACCTGacgcaagcacccaggtaAGACAATCGGCACGGAACCAGCAATCAGCGACTGCGCAGCTTGCAGCGCCTTTTGTCGCTCATAGACAGCCACAAGGGCCCGGGGGAACTGGACGTCAAGTTGTGGGAGATGCTACAGGAAATGAGGCTGCCCTTCCAGGTGGTACTCACGAAGTGCGAGGCGCTCAAGCCGCACGAGCTACACCTCGTGTGCCAGCGCACCGTTGAGATGCTCAAGGCGTACGGAGACTGCGTCCACCCGTATGTGCACGCTACGTCCGCGCTTAGACAGCTCGGAATCGCCGAGCTCAAGCTGTCGATAGCACACATCGCATACACACACGCTGCAAAGCGAAATATAGTCCAATGAATGTAAAATTCCTCCAGGACACTGCCGCATTCCTGCGCCACAGAACCCGAGCTCCATAGACAGCACGACGCCAGGCGACCTGCACTGACGGATGTGCTTGTGGCGCCTCCGCACGACACACCCGTCGCAGATTCCTAGCAGTAATAGAGCGTCCGAAATGTGGATGCTCGGTGTGCCCGGGTGGAAAAGCCGCTGAAAACCGCGGCTGATGACCTACCTTGGCGGTGCCCTGGCGTCAGCGCTGTTCGGCTGGGCTGTGATGCGATGGCTGTCAAAACGCCGCAACCGAGGGAGTCACGGGGGACGGTACCTGGCGGCCGTGATTCTGGGACCAGGTGGGTCATTCCGGCCCCCAGCGATGCGGCACTAATCTGTCGCAGGAGGGCATGCATGTGAAATGGGAGAAGTGCTCAGAGCGCTGGACAAGACGAAGTACGTGTTCGCGTTCGTCTGCGGAAACAACGATGACATAACCACTGAACGGATCCTGGAAGAGATACGGCAATCTGATGACGTCAATGTGGTCAGTGGCGGCGTGCCGTTGCGCAGGCTGCCTGTGCCAAAAGGCCATGGCCAACCCGCAATCAAGTCCGTCATGCAGGCTGCATATTCGTTCGTCATCTCATTAGTTACGCTGCTAAAATTGCGGCCAGACGTCGTAGGTGGCAGATATTGTTGCGGACAGCATGCGCAGATCATCACC
It includes:
- a CDS encoding GTP-binding protein, putative, encoding MNSAAAVRGLLNRPTVAAPYLARPFVNIYDLEGTTEAPFLSEANISYAARLFEKRVNPNPVYVADTVDDAPRRRTPQVAILGHSNVGKSSLLNSLLYGKMLPRFAKDVRSNAKMLKEPVFAPVSDNPGRTRHMFTFDLGGDLSLVDLPGYGYAKVPDVRQMCPQAFTYASQNLRNEWSVLVNKYLTQAPSLQRLLSLIDSHKGPGELDVKLWEMLQEMRLPFQVVLTKCEALKPHELHLVCQRTVEMLKAYGDCVHPYVHATSALRQLGIAELKLSIAHIAYTHAAKRNIVQ